GATCCGGCACGCCGAGGCGGTCGCCGAGCTGCGGGGCCTCGGCCACCCGCAGAGCCGCGACGCCGAACTCGACTGGGACGGGGAGGCGTTGCTCTCCGCGCAGCGGGACCGGCCGTTCTTCGTCACCGACTACCCGAAGGGCTCGCGCGGCTTCTACGACCGGGAGAGTCCGGAACAGCCGGGCCTGCTCTGCAACTTCGACCTGATCGCGGCCGAGGGCTACGGCGAGCTGTGCAGCGGGAGCCGGCGCACCAACGACTACGCGGAGATCGTCACCCGGATGCGGGAGACCGGCGAGAACCCGCAGAAGTACCGCTGGTACCTGGACCTGGTACGCGAGGGCGTGCCGGGCAGCGCCGGTTTCGGCATCGGGGTCGAGCGGCTGACCCGCTATGTCGCCGGGCTGGACGCGGTCTGGCAGGCCAGTGCCTTCCCCAAGGTGGCGGGGGTGGTGTCGCCGTGAGCGACCTCTCGGCGCCCGGCTTCCCCGAGGAGGAGGTCCGCCGGCGTGCCCGGGCCGGGGCGGCGGCGGCCTTCCCGCCGCCCGGCGAGTACGGCCGGGTCCTGTTCGGCGCGGAGCACCGGGGCGACCGGCATCCCGACGGCGAGCGGGATCCGCTCGACGCGCTGAGGATCGTCCCACCCGTCTTCATGCCGCAGCGGCTCGCCCGGCTGATCGACCTCGGACGCGAGCCGGACTACCGCGACGTCGAACTGGGCACCAGCATCGGCGGGTTCGCCTCCACCCTGCCGGTGTACGTGTCCGCACTCGGCTCCACCCGGGCAGCGGGCGGCGACCTCGGCCTCGCGCTCAGCAGGCAGGCGGGGGCACTCGGCCTCCCCATGGTGATCGGCGAGAACGTCGTCCCGGTCGGCGGTTACGGCCGGCTCGGCGAGCCCGCGGACCGCGCACTCCTCGGCCGCCTCCGCGCCTACGCGGGGGAACTCGCCGACGGACAGGGCGGGGTCGCCGTCCAGCAGTCCACCGAGGACGCCGACGCCGAGGTGTGGAACCTCGTCTACAGCGACCCGGCGGCACTGCCGCTGCTCGAGTCCGGTCGGCTGGCCTTCGAGCTGAAGCTCGGGCAGGGAGCCAAGCCGGGCCTCGGCGGGATGACCGTGCTGGACGCGGAGTCGGCCGCGCGGCTCGGCGACCGGTACGGGCTGGACGACGTCTTCGGCGACGGCCGGGTGCTGCGCTCCGGCACCCCCGGCACGTTCACGGCGGAGATCCTGCGCCAGCAGATCCGGCTGATGCGCAACAACTTCCCCCGGGCCCGGGTATGGGTGAAGCTGCACCCCGGCCGGGACGTCGCCGAGGCCGCCCGGGTGGCCGCCGAGGCGGGCGCGGACGCCGTCACGGTCGACGGTGCCGAGGGTGGCACCGGCTGGGCGCCGGACGCCTTCCCGGCCCGGGTCGGCCTGCCGCTGGCGGAGTGCCTGCGCCGGCTGGCGAAAGCGGGCCCCCCGCCGTGCCTGCTGGTGTCGGGACGGATCTGGGAGGGCGGCAGGGCGGTGAAGAGCCTGGCGCTCGGGGCCCGGGCGGTGGGTCTGGGCCGGGCGGCGCTGCTCGCCGCGGCCGAGGACCCGCGGGCCGGGCTGACGCGGTTCGCACAATGCCTCGCGCTCGAACTCCGCCTGCTGATCAGCGCGCTCGGGAAATACGCGCCGGGCGCGCTGGACCGGGACGACGTGTGGGCACCGGAATTCCCGGATTCGGCAGCAATTCCCGCAGTCGGCTGACCCGGGGCTGCTCCCGCGGCCGGCCGGCCGAGGCTTTTCCGCGGTCGGCTGACACGTGCTGTTCCCACGGCCGGCTGACACATGTTGTTCCCGCAGTCGGCTGACCCGGGGCTGCTCCCGCGGCCGGCCGAGGCTTTTCCCGAAGCCCGCTGTGGTGGCCGCTCAATGTCCCGGCCAGCCGTGCTTTTCGCGGCAACGGCTCACAAGTGAGAGGCAGTTCAAACTGCCGATGGTCTTCCGGACGTTCTGCCGATCGGACCGGGAATGCCGCCCTATCGTCGAGACCGCTCATGCCCGCAGCGTCGTTAATTCATCGGGGTTGGATGATGGAATCTCGCGGTTTCCCCTTCATATCCGTCGCGCGTCGCTTCCCGGACCGTCCGGCCCTGCGGCTCGGCGCCCGGACCGTCGCGTACCGGGAGCTGGACGAGTTGAGCGGTGCCCTCGCCGCCCGTATCGCCCCCGGGCGGACGGTGGCCGTCACCGGCCGGGACCGGCTCGACCACGTGGTCGGCCTGCTTGCCGCCCTCCGCGCGGGCGCCACCTACCTGCCGCTGGACCGGGAGGCGCCCGAGGAGCGAAACCGCTGGATCCGCGAGGACGCCGGGGCCACGCTCGCCCTGACCGACGGCGAACTCCTCGAACTCGTTGCGCCCGTCGGACCCGTCGGACCCGTCGCACCCGTCGGACGGGGCGGATTCGGCGAGCGCCGTGGACTCGGCGGGCTCACCGGGCTCGGCACGCCGGACGGCCTGGGTGGTCCCCCGAACGAGCCGGACCAGGGCCGGCACGGTCGCGGGACCACCGCCGGCTACCTCGTGTACACCTCCGGCACCACCGGGCGCCCCAAGGGCGTGCACGTTCCGCTCCCCGCGCTGAACGCCCACCTGGCCGCCGCCGTCGAGCGCTTCGGCCTCACCGAGGACGACGTGGTGCTGCACTTCGCCCGCCCGGCCGTGGACGTGGCCGTCGAGCAGGTGCTCACCGCCCTCTCGTCCGGTGCCTGCGTCGTGGTGCCCGAGCGGCAACTGCTCGCCCCGGTGGCCCTGCTGGAACTGCTGGACGCCGAGGGCGTCACCGTGGCCAATGTCGCGGCGGGCTACTTCGAGGAGGTGGTGGCCGCGCTGCGGGAGGGCGCCCGTGCGCCGCGCACCCTC
The Streptomyces tirandamycinicus DNA segment above includes these coding regions:
- a CDS encoding glutamate synthase-related protein; the encoded protein is MSDLSAPGFPEEEVRRRARAGAAAAFPPPGEYGRVLFGAEHRGDRHPDGERDPLDALRIVPPVFMPQRLARLIDLGREPDYRDVELGTSIGGFASTLPVYVSALGSTRAAGGDLGLALSRQAGALGLPMVIGENVVPVGGYGRLGEPADRALLGRLRAYAGELADGQGGVAVQQSTEDADAEVWNLVYSDPAALPLLESGRLAFELKLGQGAKPGLGGMTVLDAESAARLGDRYGLDDVFGDGRVLRSGTPGTFTAEILRQQIRLMRNNFPRARVWVKLHPGRDVAEAARVAAEAGADAVTVDGAEGGTGWAPDAFPARVGLPLAECLRRLAKAGPPPCLLVSGRIWEGGRAVKSLALGARAVGLGRAALLAAAEDPRAGLTRFAQCLALELRLLISALGKYAPGALDRDDVWAPEFPDSAAIPAVG